A DNA window from Porites lutea chromosome 6, jaPorLute2.1, whole genome shotgun sequence contains the following coding sequences:
- the LOC140940521 gene encoding uncharacterized protein produces MPNNLKVLGSIHENMLQGCIPSVSPQFTSSEQVEFKASVNGLHNSSAAELSERMAKSLIPQNGVLLTETNLCKNVTNEIPRNDLHDHKNLPKDTQIYWRRFSEKDVCKTQEKAAAIKSFGSWRDIEKNSLQIHSSLHQTAPLVGLKNHLNTQHGVFEAHSMSIDRDKCDTGVKTLPCVNNKPPQFKLLFTVGQRGEDIGRFDKPVGVAFDPEGDIIVADYNNDRLQVLSGEGKIIRVHDHYSRESGKQFGFICPTGIACDRAGNMVVVEKARNRVVILSPAFTIIRAFGRHGKEQGQFRGPHGVSVDAHSRIIVTDTINSRVQVFDHEGNFLFMFGNKGPGRLNYPCYTIYHEGRFYVADTDNDSVKVFDTRGTFLRTCGDGLSAPSGIAVYKDKYLLVCDYNNDCVKILSFTGRILSSIGTSGEGDGQFLGPEALAVTPEGNIVVTDKLNCKLQIFAAGQ; encoded by the coding sequence ATGCCGAACAATCTTAAGGTGTTGGGTTCTATACACGAAAATATGCTGCAGGGATGCATTCCATCGGTCTCACCTCAGTTTACTTCGTCTGAGcaagttgaatttaaagcgTCTGTCAACGGTCTTCATAACAGTTCGGCTGCTGAGTTATCGGAGAGAATGGCAAAGAGTTTGATACCCCAGAACGGGGTGTTACTAACAGAAACGAATCTTTGTAAAAACGTGACCAACGAGATTCCAAGGAACGATCTGCACGATCACAAAAACCTGCCGAAAGACACACAAATCTACTGGAGACGCTTTTCTGAAAAGGACGTTTGCAAAACGCAGGAAAAGGCAGCCGCGATCAAAAGTTTTGGTTCCTGGAGGGATATTGAGAAAAACAGTTTACAAATTCACTCCAGTTTACATCAAACAGCACCGTTAGTGGGCCTCAAAAACCATCTAAACACACAACATGGAGTTTTTGAAGCGCATAGCATGTCCATTGACCGTGACAAATGTGATACGGGAGTCAAAACACTGCCCTGCGTCAACAATAAACCACCACAGTTTAAACTGCTGTTTACTGTTGGGCAAAGAGGCGAAGACATCGGCCGGTTTGATAAACCTGTTGGAGTGGCTTTCGACCCAGAAGGAGATATTATTGTGGCAGATTACAACAATGACAGATTACAAGTGTTGTCTGGAGAAGGAAAGATCATTCGAGTTCACGACCACTACTCTAGAGAAAGCGGAAAACAATTTGGATTTATCTGCCCTACCGGGATCGCATGCGATCGAGCCGGAAACATGGTGGTAGTAGAAAAAGCCCGAAACCGGGTAGTCATTCTGTCTCCAGCTTTTACAATTATACGTGCCTTTGGTCGTCATGGAAAGGAACAGGGACAGTTTAGAGGTCCCCATGGGGTATCCGTAGACGCCCATAGCCGTATCATTGTCACAGATACCATAAATTCACGCGTCCAAGTTTTTGACCATGAAGGTAACTTCCTGTTCATGTTTGGAAACAAAGGTCCAGGAAGACTAAACTACCCTTGCTACACGATCTATCACGAGGGGCGTTTCTACGTCGCTGACACGGACAACGACAGCGTGAAAGTTTTCGACACGCGCGGCACGTTTCTAAGAACGTGCGGAGACGGTTTAAGCGCGCCATCAGGAATCGCAGTTTACAAGGACAAGTATCTCCTTGTTTGTGACTACAACAATGACTGTGTGAAAATCTTGTCCTTCACTGGTCGAATTCTGAGCAGTATTGGTACCAGTGGGGAGGGGGATGGTCAGTTCCTTGGTCCTGAAGCCTTAGCAGTGACCCCAGAGGGGAATATTGTTGTCACAGATAAACTTAACTGCAAGCTACAAATATTTGCTGCGGGTCAATAA
- the LOC140941497 gene encoding uncharacterized protein, whose product MLKSNISLVKKNESWVPRKEQQIAAIEKHGYTLGKTLGEGAYAKVKLADSKKHNCKVAIKVINKRRAPKDFLKKFLPREVHLMHRLNHPNVIKLHEVVETSTKVYIILQLASKGDLLEYINNKATLSEDEVRVLFCQLAAAMAYCHKEHVVHRDLKCENILIDGEGKLKVTDFGFAISTIKNRLLETFCGSYAYCCPQILRGEPYDGKKADVWSMGVVLYAMACARLPFSDEDMRALAKQGYQGKVKFSKRVSKECRDLVRNMLNVDQNERFSAEQVFRSAWCMKALKENPDLRYLDENLHLASFRKPSECVPQEKDEIEEEESYPVDVQPIHPKIGQKSKVVKCFTFVPKPCLPKQKHDPGRRHTISGFEIHDKSYGLNLRDDLLRNLAQKEVKEKSLHKFEEEKKALPAESYNRHKNRRRSTLVTDVLQTVTPPKEKKNEPYQRKASLVSDVIKFDPKTAAERRGSMAGSKANPHNQPETIMEESTNSPETSENAPEPATNQCAKSPRKRMPGGRESRFKEVDKLKYTSAARAAKLAFKEAHISMQANRRLSLQGPDHYLTMQTVVKLQGIEKEPSTNTKFINWKKKFKVGLETNT is encoded by the exons ATGTTAAAATCTAACATCAGCCTTGTGAAAAAGAATGAATCATGGGTCCCAAGGAAAGAGCAACAAATTGCTGCCATAGAAAAACATGGCTACACTTTAGGCAAAACTCTTGGAGAGGGAGCTTACGCTAAAGTCAAATTAGCTGACTCCAAAAAACACAACTGCAAAGTAGCCATCAAAGTCATTAACAAGAGAAGAGCGCCCAAGGATTTTCTAAAAAAGTTCCTGCCTCGTGAAGTCCACCTGATGCATCGCTTGAATCATCCCAACGTA ATCAAACTACATGAGGTCGTGGAAACGTCAACCAAAGTGTACATCATTTTACAGTTAGCATCCAAAGGGGATTTACTAGAATACATTAACAACAAAGCTACGCTGAGCGAAGACGAAGTGCGCGTACTGTTTTGTCAGCTTGCCGCTGCCATGGCATACTGTCATAAGGAGCACGTGGTTCACAGAGATTTGAAATGTGAAAACATTCTGATTGATGGCGAAGGAAAACTAAAAGTGacag ACTTTGGTTTTGCAATAAGTACGATCAAAAATCGTCTGCTGGAGACGTTCTGTGGTTCGTACGCCTACTGCTGTCCCCAGATCCTCAGAGGAGAGCCATACGACGGTAAAAAAGCGGACGTGTGGAGCATGGGAGTGGTTTTGTATGCAATGGCCTGCGCAAGGCTGCCGTTTAGCGACGAAGATATGCGTGCTTTAGCTAAACAGGGCTACCAGGGCAAGGTCAAGTTTTCCAAGAGAGTCAGTAAGG AATGTCGCGACTTAGTCCGCAATATGCTAAATGTGGACCAAAATGAACGGTTCTCTGCGGAGCAGGTATTTCGAAGCGCCTGGTGCATGAAGGCCCTCAAGGAGAATCCTGATCTGCGGTACCTCGATGAAAATCTTCATCTAGCTTCCTTTCGTAAGCCTTCAGAATGTGTTCctcaagaaaaagatgaaattg AAGAGGAGGAATCTTACCCAGTAGACGTTCAACCTATTCACCCTAAAATAGGCCAGAAATCTAAAGTGGTCAAGTGCTTCACTTTCGTACCAAAGCCTTGTCTGCCAAAGCAGAAACATGATCCTGGGCGACGTCACACTATATCTGGTTTCGAGATACATGATAAGAGCTATGGACTGAATTTACGCGATGACCTGCTTCGAAATTTAGCTCAAAAGGAAGTGAAAGAAAAGTCATTACATAAGTTTGAAGAAGAGAAGAAGGCATTGCCTGCAGAGTCTTATAACAGGCATAAAAACCGGAGAAGGAGTACACTTGTTACGGACGTGCTGCAAACGGTGACACCAcccaaggaaaagaaaaacgaacCCTACCAAAGGAAGGCGTCCTTAGTATCTGACGTCATCAAATTTGATCCTAAAACCGCTGCAGAGAGACGAGGATCAATGGCAGGCTCCAAAGCAAATCCTCACAATCAACCAGAAACGATAATGGAGGAGAGTACTAACTCTCCTGAGACGTCGGAGAATGCACCTGAGCCCGCGACAAACCAATGTGCAAAAAGCCCAAGAAAGCGCATGCCTGGCGGTCGTGAGTCCCGTTTTAAAGAAGTTGACAAGCTTAAGTATACTTCCGCAGCGAGAGCAGCTAAGTTGGCTTTTAAAGAGGCACACATTTCAATGCAAGCTAATCGAAGGCTGTCTTTGCAAGGTCCCGATCATTATTTGACTATGCAAACCGTAGTGAAGCTACAAGGGATTGAAAAGGAACCAAGTACAAATACAAAGTTTAtaaactggaaaaagaaatttaaagtaGGCTTGGAAACAAATACCTAA
- the LOC140941244 gene encoding S-phase kinase-associated protein 2-like, giving the protein MLIADVQFPLKMEVVLNAALTVFTGFFRESKHSAVVAPIFNLDEGTLLKIFSFLSTQDLLRACRVCSLWQKLSYDLLLWKTTDLRRFSTSLVDSEKFQALAVNRLANKTRCLDLSGFLLTEDSLRVLATHCKKLRQLKLKSVTFAVDRKKIHSQEDVLFPRDLECLDIRFSHGNPRVYRAIGKVLSKVKWLGLSDAFFQNLLAQGKMEEAIDSMKHLRKLDVSHCLLLKDSTLALFARCKKLEVLSVRKCCFLSGTFVDDILDSCTNLTTLILDGISLEDETLAEISWRNSCLKHLDLGWCPMVTPKGLKYALPRIARIKTLEYLGLCAIGEGKALNDDILINLGASLSCWRSKQLPVLNVSRSRSLSQDGVDEFSRSCSPVEMLDTTDCPAIKSHSTQVGKEHENDHDNQIFHENNEVVEISGEACGKGKRRKGYVSAVQFANSKFTLETPV; this is encoded by the coding sequence ATGCTCATCGCTGATGTCCAGTTTCCTCTTAAAATGGAAGTGGTCCTGAACGCTGCACTCACCGTGTTTACTGGCTTTTTTAGGGAATCCAAGCATTCAGCGGTGGTTGCGCCGATTTTTAACCTGGATGAAGGAACACTCTTAAAAATCTTTAGTTTCTTGTCTACTCAGGACTTGCTCCGTGCTTGTCGAGTGTGTAGCTTGTGGCAGAAACTGTCTTACGACTTACTGTTATGGAAGACAACTGATTTAAGGAGATTTTCCACATCTCTGGTCGACTCGGAAAAGTTTCAAGCACTGGCTGTCAACCGACTTGCTAATAAAACACGATGTCTGGATTTAAGTGGGTTTTTACTGACAGAGGATTCTCTACGAGTTCTCGCAACTCATTGTAAAAAATTGCGTCAGTTGAAATTGAAGAGCGTGACCTTTGCAGTAGATCGCAAAAAAATTCATAGCCAAGAGGATGTGCTTTTCCCTCGTGACCTCGAATGTCTTGACATCCGGTTCTCGCATGGCAACCCGCGCGTGTACCGCGCGATTGGAAAAGTTCTCAGTAAAGTCAAATGGCTGGGTCTTTCCGACGccttttttcaaaatcttctAGCACAGGGAAAAATGGAGGAAGCTATCGACAGCATGAAACATTTGCGTAAACTTGACGTTAGTCACTGCTTGTTGCTCAAAGACAGCACCTTGGCTTTGTTTGCGCGCTGCAAGAAATTGGAAGTACTTAGTGTTCGCAAATGTTGCTTCCTCAGTGGGACTTTCGTTGACGATATTTTGGATTCCTGTACGAATCTCACGACGCTCATCTTAGACGGGATCAGCTTAGAGGACGAAACGCTTGCCGAAATCTCTTGGCGTAATTCTTGTTTGAAACACCTTGATTTAGGGTGGTGCCCGATGGTCACCCCGAAGGGACTAAAGTATGCCCTGCCCAGGATTGCAAGAATTAAGACATTAGAATACTTAGGACTTTGCGCTATTGGGGAAGGAAAAGCATTGAATGATGATATTCTTATAAATCTAGGAGCCAGTTTATCATGCTGGAGATCCAAACAATTGCCAGTATTGAACGTCAGCCGTTCTCGATCCTTATCACAAGACGGGGTGGACGAATTCAGCCGATCGTGTAGTCCTGTGGAGATGTTAGACACAACAGATTGCCCTGCTATAAAATCACATTCAACCCAAGTAGGAAAAGAGCACGAAAACGATCACGAtaatcagatttttcatgaaaataatgAAGTTGTTGAGATTTCCGGAGAGGCATGcggaaaaggaaagagaagaaAGGGATATGTCAGTGCTGTGCAATTTGCCAACAGCAAATTTACCTTAGAAACTCCAGTCTAA
- the LOC140940975 gene encoding F-box/LRR-repeat protein 12-like: protein MNTMKTGTAKLLATMQKFSAELDEALNSTLSTLSSYFYLPPIKADLNLDEVAPVFNLDEGTLLKIFSFLPTQDLLRACQVCRLWQRLSYDLLLWKTTDLKRFSTPLVDSEKFQALAVNRFANKTRCLDLSGFLLTEDSLRVLATHCKKLRQLKLKSVTFAVDRNKTQSKEVVFFPGDLEYLDIRFSHGNPRVYRAIGKVLSKVKWLGLSDAFFQNLLAEGSMEEVIDSMKHLRKLDVSHCLLLKDSTLALFARCKKLEVLSVRKCCFLSGTFVEAFLNSCKELKTLILDGISLEDETLAEISWRNSCLKHLDLGWCPLVSEAGLTKALPRIAKIHTLEYLGLCAIGKENAVDDDILINLGASLSYWRSQKLKAINVSHSRSLTSDGIVEFCQRFSFVEILDVTNCPAVKQFQLLREHLSSVVVSGDTKKGSVSATRFAKSKHALETPV from the coding sequence ATGAACACGATGAAGACCGGCACAGCAAAGCTTTTAGCAACTATGCAGAAATTTTCTGCTGAATTGGACGAAGCCCTCAACTCAACACTATCTACgttaagcagttatttttacCTACCCCCCATCAAAGCTGATTTAAATTTGGACGAAGTTGCGCCGGTTTTTAATCTGGACGAAGGAACACTCTTGAAAATCTTCAGTTTCCTGCCTACTCAGGACCTTCTCCGTGCTTGTCAAGTTTGTCGCCTATGGCAAAGGCTATCTTACGACTTGCTGTTGTGGAAAACCACCGATTTAAAGAGATTTTCCACACCTCTGGTCGACTCGGAAAAGTTTCAAGCACTGGCTGTTAACCGATTTGCTAATAAAACACGCTGTCTGGATTTAAGCGGGTTCTTACTGACAGAGGATTCTCTACGAGTTCTCGCAACTCATTGTAAAAAATTGCGCCAGTTGAAATTGAAAAGCGTGACCTTTGCTGTAGACCGCAATAAAACTCAAAGCAAAGAAGTTGTGTTTTTTCCCGGTGACCTCGAATATCTTGATATCCGATTCTCGCATGGCAACCCGCGCGTATATCGCGCTATTGGAAAAGTTCTCAGTAAAGTCAAATGGCTGGGTCTTTCCGACGCcttttttcaaaaccttctAGCGGAGGGAAGCATGGAGGAAGTTATCGACAGCATGAAACATTTGCGTAAACTTGACGTTAGTCACTGCTTGTTGCTCAAAGACAGCACCTTGGCTTTGTTTGCGCGCTGCAAGAAATTGGAAGTACTCAGTGTTCGCAAATGTTGCTTCCTCAGTGGGACTTTCGTTGAGGCATTTTTGAACTCATGCAAAGAGCTCAAGACACTCATCTTAGACGGGATCAGCTTAGAGGACGAAACACTTGCCGAAATCTCTTGGCGTAATTCTTGTTTGAAACACCTCGATTTAGGGTGGTGCCCTCTGGTCAGTGAAGCGGGGCTTACAAAAGCCCTACCTCGGATTGCAAAAATCCATACATTAGAATACTTGGGACTTTGCGCTATCGGAAAAGAAAACGCAGTGGATGATGATATTCTAATAAATCTAGGAGCTAGTTTATCATACTGGAGATCACAAAAACTGAAAGCAATCAACGTGAGCCACTCCCGATCTCTGACAAGCGATGGTATCGTCGAATTTTGCCAGAGGTTCAGTTTTGTCGAAATATTGGACGTAACAAATTGCCCTGCTGTAAAACAATTCCAGCTCCTTCGTGAGCATTTGAGCAGCGTTGTAGTCTCCGGGGATACAAAAAAGGGGTCTGTTTCAGCTACGCGATTTGCTAAATCCAAACACGCTTTGGAGACGCCTGTATAA
- the LOC140941273 gene encoding large ribosomal subunit protein mL62-like encodes MFRSLFHRSYSYVITFRGFLETRQNNVGTLYLHTSFIKLRSIENENRNGLGISYKGKIPLDRLTIKYARSSGPGGQNVNKVNTKVDLRFHLLSADWIPENVQQKILEREKNRINKEGELVISSTKYRTQFKNLEDAIQKLETIIEDASFVPKETTPEKKAYVRKLMRHANEKRLRAKKFMSDKKRDRKQQ; translated from the exons ATGTTTCGTAGCCTTTTCCATCGTTCCTATTCATATGTTATCACATTTCGTGGATTTCTGGAAACACGACAGAACAACGTTGGAACTCTATATCTTCACACCTCTTTTATTAAGTTAAGGAGCATTGAAAATGAG AATCGAAATGGATTGGGTATAAGCTATAAAGGAAAGATTCCTCTTG ACAGATTGACAATAAAGTATGCAAGAAGCTCTGGTCCTGGGggacaaaatgtaaacaaag TTAATACCAAGGTAGACTTGAGATTTCATTTGTTAAGTGCAGACTGGATACCTGAAAATGTTCAGCAAAAGATTTTGGAGAGA GAAAAGAATCGCATCAACAAGGAGGGTGAGCTAGTTATAAGCTCTACCAAGTACAGAACCCAATTTAAAAACTTGGAAGATGCTATTCAGAAACTGGAAACCATCATTGAGGATGCATCATTTGTTCCCAAAGAAACCACACCAGAGAAAAAGGCTTATGTACGAAAACT GATGCGACACGCCAATGAAAAGCGTCTTCGAGCAAAGAAGTTCATGTCCGACAAGAAAAGAGACAGAAAGCAGCAATGA